One Danio aesculapii chromosome 22, fDanAes4.1, whole genome shotgun sequence genomic window carries:
- the LOC130215604 gene encoding zinc finger protein 501-like, producing METLGSSHRWSWIESVALRSLMASGRVSPDVKVESEDEEKPYQCSHCDKRFSDSGNLKSHKNIHTGEKTHRCDQCSKTFLRPSELKNHLRVHTNEKPYSCSECGKSFRRLSNLKAHQKIHTGVKKHVCLDCGKSFIRVGELKNHQRIHTGEKPYKCSHCDRSFSQLQIVKVHERTHTGEKPYTCTECGKSFKQSPSFYRHMLIHTGERTHRCDQCSKTFLWPSDLTRHLRDHTNEKPYSCSECGKGFTEQSSLRKHQKMHTGVREFVCFECEKSFIRAAGLRQHQRTHTGERPYVCSCCNKTFRYSGHLKAHERIHTGEKPYTCTQCGKSFSVSSSLNSHMLIHTGKKIHKCDRCGKTFLRASQVKKHLRVHTKEKPFQKIDLPENALLHSQHRISQLNVCVNEFQ from the exons atggaaaccttgggatcatctcatcgctggtcttggatcgaatcagtggcgctgcgtaGTCTGATGGCCtctggaagagtatccccag ATGTGAAGGTGGagagtgaagatgaggagaaaccgtaccagtgttcacactgcgacaagagattcagtgatTCAGGAAACCTGAAGTCACACAAGaatatccacactggagagaaaacacacagatgcgatcagtgcagcaaaacatttttaaggCCTTCAGAGCTGAAGAaccatcttagagttcatacaaacgagaagccttattcatgctctgagtgtggaaagagtttcagacgTCTGTCAAATTTAAAAgcacatcagaagatccacactggtgttaaAAAGCATGTGTGCCTTgactgtgggaagagttttattaGAGTTGGAGAGTTGAAAAatcaccagaggattcacaccggagagaaaccgtacaagtgttcacactgcgacaggAGCTTCAGTCAGTTACAAATAGTGAAAGTACATGAGAggactcacaccggagagaaaccgtacacttgtactgagtgtgggaagagcttcaAACAATCACCAAGCTTTTATCGACACatgctgatccacactggagagagaacACACAGATGTGATCAGTGCAGCAAAACCTTTCTCTGGCCTTCAGACCTGACGAGACATCTGAGAGACCATACAAACGAGAAGCCTTATTCATGTTCAGAGTGTGGGAAGGGTTTTACAGAGCAGTCAAGTTTAAGAAAACATCAGAAGATGCACACTGGTGTCAGAGAGTTTGtctgctttgagtgtgagaagagtTTTATTAGAGCTGCAGGTTTGAGACAACAccagaggactcacactggagagagaccttaCGTGTGTTCATGCTGCAACAAAACATTCAGATATTCAGGACACCTGAAAGCACATGAGCgcatccacactggagagaaaccgtacacctgtactcagtgtgggaagagtttcagtgtCTCATCATCCCTTAATTCACACATGCTGATCCACACTGGAAAGAAAATTCACAAATGTGATCGATGTGGCAAGACGTTTTTGAGGGCTTCACAGGTGAAGAAACATCTTcgagttcatacaaaggagaagccttTTCAAAAAATTGACCTTCCTGAAAACGCTCTTCTGCATTCACAACACAGGATTTCacagttaaatgtgtgtgttaatgaatTCCAGTGA
- the LOC130215670 gene encoding zinc finger protein 501-like, with product MSDPEPCRIKQEETEELIDVKVKEESEELSEDEEKHHVKSETETNTEAEDSFIMERTAVNGFTCTQCGKIFKHKYHLKRHMIIHTGEKPYQCSHCDKRFGDSGNLNSHMLVHTGEKTHRCDQCGKTFMRFSELKSHLTVHAKKKPYSCSECGNSFSNWSNLKAHQKIHTGVREFVCFDCGKSFIRAGGLKNHQRIHTGEKPYKCSHCDRSFNQLQILKVHRRTHTGEKPYICTECGKSFRQSPNFYRHMLIHTGEKPHKCDQCSKTFLWPSELKDHLRVHTNERPYSCSDCGKTFAQQSNLRQHQKIHASVKEFVCLECGKAFIKAVSLRQHQTIHTGERPYVCLQCNKTFRDAAYLKAHDRIHTGEKPYTCTHCGRSFTVSSSLSSHMLIHTGEKTHKCDQCGKTFLRASQLKKHLRVHTKEKPFH from the exons atgagtgatccagaaccctgcagaattaaacaggaagagactgaagaactaatag ATGTgaaggtgaaggaggagagtgaagaactgagtgaagatgaggagaaacatcatgtcaagaGTGAAACTGAAACTAACACAGAGGCTGAAGAtagttttataatggaaagaacAGCTGTAAAtggtttcacctgcactcagtgcgGAAAGATTTTCAAGCATAAGTACCATCTCAAGCGTCACATGAtcattcacactggagagaaaccgtaccagtgttcacactgcgacaagagattcggTGATTCAGGAAACTTGAATTCACACATGCTggtccacaccggagagaaaacGCACAGATGTGATCAGTGCGGCAAAACATTTATGAGGTTTTCAGAGCTGAAGAGCCATCTAACAGTTCATGCAAAGAAAAAGCCGTATTCATGCTCTGAGTGCGGGAACAGTTTTAGTAATTGGTCAAATTTAAAAgcacatcagaagatccacactggtgtgagagagttcGTCTGCTTTgactgtgggaagagttttattaGAGCTGGAGGGTTAAAAAaccaccagaggattcacaccggagagaaaccgtacaagtgttcacactgcgacaggAGCTTCAATCAGTTACAAATATTGAAAGTACATAGGAggactcacaccggagagaaaccgtacataTGTACTGAGTGTGGGAAGAGCTTTAGACAATCACCAAACTTTTATCGACACatgctgatccacactggagagaaaccacacaaatgtgatcaatgcAGCAAAACTTTTCTCTGGCCTTCAGAACTGAAGGAtcatcttagagttcatacaaacGAGAGGCCTTATTCGTGTTCAGACTGTGGGAAGACTTTTGCGCAACAGTCAAATTTGAGACAACATCAGAAGATCCACGCTAGTGTGAAAGAGTTTGTGTGCTTGGAGTGTGGGAAGGCTTTTATTAAAGCTGTGAGTTTGAGACAACACCAGacgatccacactggagagagaccttaCGTGTGTTTACAGTGCAACAAAACATTCAGAGATGCGGCATACCTGAAAGCACATGAtcggatccacactggagagaaaccgtacacatgtACTCACTGTGGGAGGAGCTTCACAGTTTCATCATCCCTTAGTTCACACatgctgatccacactggagagaaaacacacaaatgtgatcagtgCGGCAAGACCTTTTTGAGGGCTTCACAGCTGAAGAAacatcttagagttcatacaaaggagaagccttTTCATTAA
- the LOC130215625 gene encoding gastrula zinc finger protein XlCGF17.1-like: MSDPEPCRIKQEETEELIDVIVKEESEELSEDEEKHHVKTEIEAQTKTEDRFSMIRTAVNGFICTRCGKSFMHQCRLKRHMLIHNGEKLFTCTQCGKSFKQSPNLYRHMLIHTGEKTHKCDQCGKTFLWPSELKKHLEVHSVVKPYSCSECGKSFRQPSNLKKHQKIHTGVREFVCSDCGKSFIRAGGLKRHRMTHTGEKPFVCSHCNKTFAHSEHLKAHERIHTGEKPFTCIQCGKSFNTFGGLKQHQKIHTGERPYVCSHCNNTFIHLAHLKAHERIHTGERPYACAQCGKSFRVSSSLSEHMLIHTGEKTHKCDHCGRTFLRSSQLKKHLRVHTKEKL, encoded by the coding sequence ATGTGAttgtgaaggaggagagtgaagaactgagtgaagatgaggagaaacatcatgtcaaaactgAAATCGAAGCTCAGACAAAGACTGAAGATCGTTTTTCAATGATAAGAACAGCCGTAAATGGTTTCATCTGCACtcggtgtggaaagagtttcatgCACCAATGTAGACTCAAGCGTCATATGCTGATCCACAATGGAGAAAAACtgttcacatgtactcagtgtgggaagagtttcaaacAATCACCAAACCTTTATCGACACatgctgatccacactggagagaaaacacacaagtGTGATCAGTGCGGCAAAACTTTTTTATGGCCTTCTGAACTGAAGAAACATCTCGAAGTTCATTCAGTTGTGAAGCCGTATTCATGCtctgagtgtgggaagagttttagacagccgtcaaatttaaaaaaacatcagaagatccacactggtgtgagagagtttgtgtgctctgactgtgggaagagttttattaGAGCTGGAGGCTTGAAGCGACACCGGatgactcacactggagagaaacctttcgtGTGTTCACACTGCAATAAAACATTCGCTCATTCAGAACATCTGAAAGCACAcgagaggatccacactggagagaaaccgttcacatgtattcagtgtgggaagagtttcaataCATTTGGAGGCTTGAAACAGCACCagaagattcacactggagagaggccttacgtgtgttcacactgcaacaacacatttattcatttagcacaCCTGAAAGCACATGAgcggatccacactggagagagaccgtaCGCGTgtgctcagtgtgggaagagtttcagagtTTCATCATCCCTTAGTGAACACatgctgatccacactggagagaaaacgcACAAATGTGATCACTGCGGCAGAACATTTTTGAGGTCTTCACAGCTGAAGAAacatcttagagttcatacaaaggagaagctCTAG